The following are encoded together in the Pedobacter sp. D749 genome:
- a CDS encoding GNAT family N-acetyltransferase, with protein MKEAIIVAAGRKDYEKLIAVWESSVRATHHFLSENDIMTYRSLILTEYFDQVRLYAAKFEEEVMGFIGINKKSIQMLFIHPDARGKGFGKTLIDFAKDEHDVNTVDVNEQNKQAVGFYEKLGFVTFERSEQDGAGKPFPILSMALQK; from the coding sequence ATGAAAGAAGCAATAATTGTAGCTGCAGGTAGAAAAGATTACGAAAAACTAATTGCGGTTTGGGAAAGTTCGGTAAGAGCAACACACCATTTTCTTTCTGAGAATGATATTATGACCTACCGCTCGCTGATTTTAACTGAATATTTTGATCAGGTGCGGTTATACGCTGCTAAGTTTGAAGAAGAAGTGATGGGGTTTATAGGCATCAACAAAAAATCGATCCAGATGCTCTTTATTCATCCCGATGCCAGAGGAAAAGGGTTCGGTAAAACGTTGATTGATTTTGCAAAAGATGAACATGATGTCAATACAGTAGATGTAAACGAGCAGAACAAACAAGCAGTAGGTTTTTATGAAAAGCTTGGTTTTGTAACCTTCGAACGGAGTGAGCAGGATGGAGCAGGAAAACCTTTCCCTATACTTTCTATGGCCTTACAGAAGTAA
- a CDS encoding MOSC domain-containing protein: MNTFFLSELYVYPIKSLGGISLQTAKLEESGLQYDRRWMLVDEEGIFITQRKHFKLALLKVNIADGKLSVSHKKLPAQNISFSLDEDTGEQISVVIWNDTATALEVNKTVSDWFSNFLKLKVRLVKMPVAEKRMVDPRYASNNEVVSFADGYPCLIIGQYSLDGLNEKLENPIKMDRFRPNFVFTGGEPHIEDCFKDFQIGQVLFSAVKPCARCVLITIDQQTGEKGQEPLRTLAGYRTVGKKILFGQNLLHQQSGVISVGDELKVMTWKA, encoded by the coding sequence ATGAATACTTTTTTCCTTTCCGAGTTATATGTCTATCCGATTAAATCGCTGGGAGGCATCAGTCTTCAGACAGCAAAACTCGAAGAAAGCGGCTTACAATACGACAGACGGTGGATGCTTGTTGATGAAGAAGGAATATTTATTACCCAAAGGAAACATTTTAAACTGGCACTACTAAAGGTAAATATTGCAGATGGTAAATTAAGCGTTTCTCATAAAAAATTGCCTGCGCAAAACATATCCTTTTCTTTGGATGAAGATACCGGGGAACAAATTTCAGTTGTCATCTGGAATGATACTGCCACTGCACTCGAAGTAAATAAAACGGTAAGCGATTGGTTTTCTAACTTCCTCAAGCTTAAGGTGAGGCTGGTAAAAATGCCGGTGGCAGAAAAAAGGATGGTAGATCCAAGATATGCATCGAACAATGAAGTAGTAAGTTTTGCCGATGGTTATCCTTGCCTGATCATAGGTCAATATTCACTTGACGGGCTGAATGAAAAACTCGAAAACCCGATAAAAATGGATCGTTTCCGCCCAAATTTTGTTTTTACAGGTGGTGAACCTCACATTGAGGACTGTTTTAAGGATTTTCAAATCGGTCAGGTTTTATTTTCGGCAGTAAAACCATGCGCGCGGTGTGTGCTTATTACCATAGATCAGCAAACTGGCGAAAAAGGACAGGAACCATTGAGGACATTGGCCGGTTACCGTACAGTTGGTAAAAAAATCCTATTCGGGCAAAATTTACTGCACCAGCAAAGTGGGGTAATTAGTGTGGGTGACGAATTAAAGGTGATGACATGGAAGGCTTAA